AACGTCGGGCGGCATCAGGCACCCGTCCTGTACTTGTGTCCTGTATGAACAGTACCCGCACCTGTTCCTGCAGACGGTTGTAAGCGGAAGGAAGACGTTTTTTGAATAGGTGATCGTTTTTTGCTGCATAGCCTCTCTCCCTTTCTTATGAATGTGCCTGAATTATTTCGTCTTCATGGATATGAATGGCTGCCGGATGTCCATATTCCATGCTGCAATCCGGCTCTCCCGGCTGGCTAATCCGAAGATCCCACATTGGATAATCTCTTCTGTTCTGAGATCGCATTAAGGAATTGTTCCTGGTTCTGCTCATCCTGGCACGTGGAAAAGCGGGAGTATGGTGGGACTGAGCTGTTCTGGTATCTGTTGCATTTAAACATGGCCGAATGTCTTGTCGATCCAGTCGGTGATCCCATCCCGTATCGTCCGGATGCCTGCGAGGATCTCCTCATCGGTTCCGGTGATCGCTTTGGGATCCGGGAATGTCTGGTGGATCGTCTCCTTTGCCCAGGGGAAGAGCGGGCAGGTTCCGGAATCACAGAGGGTGACCAGGATATCCATCTCAACTCCGTCAAATTCATCGATCAGTTTCGGCCTTGTGTCCTGCAGGTCGATTCCGATCTCCTGCATCGCCCTGATAACAAGGGGATTTACCTGGCTTGCCGGCTCTGATCCGGCAGAGAAGGCCTGATAGCTGTCATTGTAGCGGGAGTTCAGGTAGCCTTCGGCAATCTGGGAGCGGCCCGCGTTATGTGTACAGATAAAGAGTATCTTCTTCATTGGAAATCCCTTACATGCCTAACTTTTTCAGAGGATTTGCTTATACTTTTTCAAAGAGTTCCATCAGTTCAGCGACTTCAGCAACCCGCCCCGTCACCTTCAGTTCGCCATCGATCATAAGTGCGGGTGTCAGCATGACATCCCGCTCCATGATGGCGGTGATATCCTCAACCTTCACGATATCGGCTTTGATACCGAGTTCAGAGACTGCTTTTTCAACATTCTGTGCAAGGCGTCTGCATTTCATGCATCCGGTTCCAAGTACTTCTATCTTCATCTCCATTCACCAGACTATTGCTTTTCTCACTTTCTGCTTCAGTAACGCTTGTTTTCCTCTTCAGACAATAATTATTCCATAGGTAAACCCTGCAAGTGCAGAGAAGAGTATGACCAGTATTGCATAGACAATTGTTTTCCAGACACCCATAATCCTTGAGATGACAAGGAGTGAGGGGAGGCTCACGGTGGGGCCTGAAAGAAGGAGGGCGAGTGCCGGGCCGCCTGCCATAACTCCTGATGTGTATCCGAATGTGGTTCCGATCACCGGCACTTCAAGGAGTGTCGGCATGTAGAGGATCGTGCCGACGAGTGAGGCAAGAAGGTTTGCCTGC
Above is a window of Methanocalculus natronophilus DNA encoding:
- a CDS encoding thioredoxin family protein; translation: MKIEVLGTGCMKCRRLAQNVEKAVSELGIKADIVKVEDITAIMERDVMLTPALMIDGELKVTGRVAEVAELMELFEKV
- a CDS encoding arsenate reductase ArsC yields the protein MKKILFICTHNAGRSQIAEGYLNSRYNDSYQAFSAGSEPASQVNPLVIRAMQEIGIDLQDTRPKLIDEFDGVEMDILVTLCDSGTCPLFPWAKETIHQTFPDPKAITGTDEEILAGIRTIRDGITDWIDKTFGHV